A genomic region of Catalinimonas niigatensis contains the following coding sequences:
- the zupT gene encoding zinc transporter ZupT: MYDNVLFAFGLTLFAGLSTGIGSALAFFTRSQSSRFLSVSMGLSAGVMIYISFVELFATAQLSLVNVYGTRLGNWYTVLSFFAGILLIAIIDKFVPSYENPHEFPEEEEKLQDKLKKLKDAKLLRVGLFTALSLGIHNFPEGMATFISALKDVSLGLPIAIAIAIHNIPEGIAVSVPVYYATGSRKKAFTYSFLSGLSEPVGALVGYFILMPIINDLVFGILFALIAGIMVFISLDQLLPAAHAYGKHHHAIYGLIAGMVIMALSLLMFL; encoded by the coding sequence ATGTACGATAATGTGCTGTTTGCCTTTGGCTTAACGCTTTTTGCAGGGCTATCCACTGGTATTGGTAGTGCTTTGGCTTTCTTTACACGTTCACAGAGTTCTCGTTTTCTTTCCGTTTCTATGGGACTGTCTGCCGGAGTAATGATCTATATTTCCTTCGTAGAATTATTTGCAACGGCACAACTCTCATTAGTGAATGTATATGGAACCCGTTTGGGCAACTGGTATACCGTACTGTCTTTCTTTGCCGGAATACTGCTTATCGCAATCATAGATAAATTTGTACCCTCTTACGAAAATCCTCATGAGTTTCCTGAGGAAGAGGAAAAACTTCAGGACAAACTAAAGAAGCTGAAAGATGCTAAGCTGCTCAGGGTAGGTTTGTTTACGGCATTGAGCCTGGGTATCCATAATTTCCCGGAAGGTATGGCCACTTTTATCAGTGCACTCAAGGATGTTTCCTTGGGTCTGCCCATCGCCATAGCCATTGCAATCCATAATATTCCGGAGGGGATTGCCGTTTCTGTCCCGGTATACTATGCTACCGGAAGCAGAAAAAAAGCTTTTACCTATTCTTTTCTTTCCGGTTTGTCTGAGCCGGTAGGAGCGTTGGTAGGTTATTTCATTTTAATGCCTATCATCAATGATCTGGTATTCGGGATACTCTTTGCGCTAATTGCCGGAATCATGGTATTTATCTCGTTGGATCAGCTTTTACCAGCAGCGCATGCCTATGGCAAACACCACCATGCCATTTACGGACTAATTGCCGGTATGGTCATCATGGCTTTAAGCTTATTGATGTTTTTATAA
- a CDS encoding pyridoxal phosphate-dependent aminotransferase, protein MSTAFNRRNWIKSSALMAGAFTLGNPFEFTQPAHAHTTKVPPVTAPPWDFGNMKARLTSNENPFGPSPQAQKVMIDVIKDSWMYAKAGKDELKKMIADMWGVSEDYVVLGAGSTELLMAAAQLYGHKGNKILAADLTYMSLIRRACNDYGAELVTVPLSTDYDYDFNRMSDQVRDDINLVYICNPNNPSGRLTDTAALKSFCAEASKKKPIFIDEAYIDYQKDAADKSMISLVKEGKDVIVARTFSKVHAMAGLRIGYCIATPQNIEKLMLYATDGNALSRPSAYGAIETLKDGAFMDYSRQMNAESKAMLYKTLTDAGYEYIPSDTNFVLFPIRMEGDRFVMEMMKRGVGLKRIHYRDQHFCRVSIGTKENMETFAEAFSELS, encoded by the coding sequence ATGTCAACTGCTTTCAACCGACGCAACTGGATAAAATCAAGTGCCCTTATGGCGGGTGCATTTACTCTGGGCAACCCTTTTGAGTTCACGCAACCAGCCCATGCCCATACCACCAAAGTTCCTCCGGTAACTGCCCCACCCTGGGATTTTGGAAATATGAAAGCCCGGCTTACTTCCAATGAAAATCCTTTTGGTCCCTCACCACAGGCACAAAAAGTGATGATAGATGTGATCAAAGACAGCTGGATGTATGCCAAAGCAGGTAAGGATGAGTTGAAGAAAATGATTGCCGACATGTGGGGCGTATCTGAAGATTATGTGGTGTTGGGCGCCGGTTCTACCGAATTGCTGATGGCTGCTGCTCAGCTTTACGGACACAAAGGCAACAAGATTCTTGCTGCTGACCTTACCTATATGTCGCTGATCCGCCGGGCCTGCAATGACTACGGAGCTGAGCTGGTGACTGTTCCTCTTAGCACAGATTATGATTATGACTTCAACCGGATGAGTGATCAGGTCAGAGATGATATCAATCTGGTCTATATCTGCAATCCGAACAACCCTTCCGGACGACTGACAGATACTGCTGCGCTCAAATCCTTCTGTGCAGAAGCTTCCAAGAAGAAACCCATTTTTATAGACGAAGCCTATATTGATTACCAGAAAGATGCGGCAGACAAATCTATGATCAGCCTGGTAAAAGAGGGAAAAGATGTCATTGTGGCCCGCACTTTCTCCAAAGTACATGCCATGGCCGGTTTGCGTATCGGCTACTGCATCGCCACACCACAAAATATTGAAAAACTGATGTTGTATGCTACTGACGGAAATGCGCTGAGCCGGCCTTCTGCCTACGGAGCAATTGAAACCTTAAAGGATGGGGCGTTTATGGATTATAGTCGACAAATGAATGCCGAGTCCAAAGCCATGCTTTACAAAACTTTGACTGATGCCGGATATGAATATATACCTTCCGACACCAACTTTGTGCTCTTCCCTATTCGTATGGAAGGAGATCGTTTTGTCATGGAAATGATGAAAAGAGGAGTTGGCTTGAAGCGAATTCATTATCGCGATCAGCATTTTTGCCGGGTAAGTATTGGCACCAAAGAAAATATGGAAACTTTCGCTGAGGCCTTCAGTGAACTGTCATAA
- the parS gene encoding type II RES/Xre toxin-antitoxin system antitoxin produces MYAQELSSIVELDELARIESPYDLVRLARRGVTRNTLKTVSQLLGVSLKELIPKLPIGERTLQRYTEQQYLPSHVSEQIIQWAQVALFGKSVFASPTVFQHWMQTSNRALGNVKPADLLDTRQGAELLLQLLGQIEHGVYR; encoded by the coding sequence ATGTATGCACAAGAGTTAAGTTCTATTGTTGAGTTAGATGAACTTGCCAGAATTGAAAGTCCCTACGATCTGGTACGTCTGGCTCGTCGGGGAGTGACCCGCAACACTTTGAAGACAGTTAGTCAGCTTCTGGGGGTTTCTCTTAAAGAGCTGATTCCCAAGCTTCCTATCGGCGAGCGTACCCTACAGCGTTACACAGAGCAGCAGTATCTGCCTTCTCATGTGAGTGAACAGATTATCCAATGGGCACAGGTTGCGCTTTTCGGTAAATCTGTCTTTGCCAGTCCTACGGTCTTCCAGCATTGGATGCAGACTTCCAACCGTGCCTTGGGAAATGTGAAACCCGCAGACTTACTGGATACCCGCCAGGGTGCCGAACTATTGTTACAGCTTTTAGGACAGATTGAACACGGAGTATATCGTTGA
- a CDS encoding RES family NAD+ phosphorylase, with protein MYIYRLCKAQFTALDGYGAFLYGGRWNLPGKAVVYTAENRALAALEFLVGVEHHRQLGELTMLTIEIPDTMNTETVEDKALPKNWWEFPAPQSVARLGEQWLERGKTCILKVPSVHIPDEFNYLLNPRHPEFEKVKIVEQKSFGFDHRLMR; from the coding sequence ATGTATATCTATAGATTGTGTAAAGCGCAGTTCACGGCTCTGGATGGTTATGGCGCATTTTTATACGGCGGACGCTGGAATTTACCGGGCAAAGCTGTGGTTTATACCGCAGAGAACAGGGCTCTGGCAGCTTTAGAGTTTTTGGTAGGCGTAGAGCATCATCGACAACTGGGCGAACTCACCATGCTGACCATTGAAATTCCGGATACGATGAACACAGAAACTGTAGAAGATAAGGCGTTGCCAAAAAACTGGTGGGAGTTTCCTGCGCCCCAAAGCGTTGCCCGTTTGGGTGAACAATGGCTGGAACGGGGTAAGACGTGCATACTTAAAGTACCTTCAGTACACATTCCGGATGAGTTCAATTACCTGCTCAACCCCAGGCATCCTGAATTTGAAAAGGTTAAAATTGTGGAGCAAAAATCCTTCGGCTTTGACCACCGACTGATGCGGTAA
- a CDS encoding amidohydrolase, which yields MRKLYYLTLFTFLIHTTQAQKSAVEQVVGFTDKNYASLDQLYKHLHQNPELSSKEEKTSALIAEELKKLGFEVQEKLGMHNLAGVLRNGEGPTLLIRADMDALPLEEKTGLPYASKAKGINPAGEEVPVMHACGHDIHMTVFIGTARALVETRKQWKGTLVMVAQSAEETGFGADALFKANLYEKIPLPDYAIALHDNASLPAGTIGYRAGNFMASVDMVDITVHGEGGHGAAPHTTKDPIVLSAEMINAFQTIVSREINPIEPAVVTVGSIHGGTVHNIIPDQVKMQLTLRSYSQEVRDQTIAALHRITANMASMAGLPKEKYPEISIRDPQTPATLNDPELTARLVNVFRQNFGEDKVVETPPNMVGEDFSRFGLQEKEVPICMFWLGAVNPAKIEAAKANGTALPSLHSPNFAPLPELTIKTGIRAMSAAALELLD from the coding sequence ATGAGAAAACTATACTACCTAACCTTATTCACCTTTCTGATTCATACCACACAGGCCCAAAAATCAGCGGTAGAGCAGGTTGTAGGGTTTACAGATAAAAACTATGCTTCTTTGGATCAGCTGTACAAACACCTGCACCAGAATCCTGAGCTGTCCTCCAAAGAAGAAAAAACCTCCGCATTGATTGCCGAAGAGCTCAAAAAGCTGGGCTTTGAAGTACAGGAAAAACTAGGCATGCATAATCTGGCGGGCGTATTGAGAAATGGCGAAGGACCCACCTTACTCATCAGGGCAGATATGGACGCACTGCCTTTGGAAGAGAAAACAGGGCTACCCTATGCCAGCAAGGCCAAAGGAATCAACCCGGCAGGAGAGGAAGTGCCCGTCATGCATGCCTGTGGCCACGACATTCACATGACTGTTTTTATAGGAACCGCTCGTGCTCTGGTGGAAACAAGAAAACAGTGGAAAGGAACACTGGTGATGGTCGCCCAATCGGCAGAAGAGACAGGCTTCGGAGCAGATGCGCTTTTCAAAGCCAATTTGTACGAAAAAATTCCTCTGCCCGACTACGCCATTGCCCTGCATGACAATGCTTCTCTGCCTGCCGGAACCATCGGCTATCGTGCCGGTAATTTTATGGCCAGTGTGGATATGGTAGACATCACTGTGCATGGAGAAGGTGGACACGGAGCAGCACCTCATACTACCAAAGACCCTATCGTGCTCAGTGCTGAGATGATCAACGCATTTCAGACCATCGTCAGCCGGGAGATCAATCCCATAGAGCCAGCGGTGGTTACAGTAGGTTCTATCCACGGAGGAACAGTACACAACATCATTCCCGATCAGGTCAAAATGCAGTTGACGCTGCGTTCCTATTCTCAGGAGGTGCGGGATCAGACCATCGCTGCCCTGCACAGGATCACAGCAAATATGGCCAGTATGGCAGGCCTGCCCAAAGAAAAATATCCTGAGATCAGCATACGTGACCCTCAGACACCCGCTACCCTCAATGATCCGGAACTTACGGCCAGATTGGTCAATGTGTTCCGCCAGAACTTTGGCGAAGATAAAGTAGTGGAGACACCACCCAATATGGTAGGAGAAGATTTCAGTCGTTTTGGCTTGCAGGAAAAAGAGGTGCCGATCTGCATGTTCTGGTTAGGTGCGGTAAATCCGGCAAAGATAGAAGCAGCCAAAGCAAATGGAACGGCTTTACCTTCTTTGCATTCCCCCAATTTTGCTCCCTTGCCTGAGCTTACCATCAAAACCGGCATCAGAGCCATGAGCGCCGCCGCTTTGGAATTACTTGATTAA